In one Arenibacter antarcticus genomic region, the following are encoded:
- a CDS encoding SMP-30/gluconolactonase/LRE family protein, producing the protein MIYPVRFFIGITCLLVLTNCSDTQKYSSDFTAEHVFTKGVEGPAVNANGDLFAVNFKEEGTIGIVDQNGKGKIYLKLPDGSIGNGIRFDTEGNMFIADYKGHKVYRIKKGTKIPEVWAQDSTLTQPNDLAIAPNNTIYLSDPNWEEGSGRIWMVDHSKKIRLLEDNMGTTNGIEVSPDGLKLYVNESLQRKVWEYDIKADGTLHQKKEFIVFDDFGLDGMRCDSMGNLYITRYDKGTVVVVNKVGKIIQEIQLKGKKPSNIAFGGKDGKTCFVTMADRGCIESFQAEYPGRSFNKI; encoded by the coding sequence ATGATCTACCCAGTCCGTTTTTTTATAGGAATTACTTGCCTTTTAGTGCTTACTAACTGTAGCGACACACAAAAATATAGCAGTGATTTTACCGCGGAACATGTTTTCACCAAAGGAGTAGAAGGTCCGGCAGTAAACGCTAATGGCGATCTTTTTGCCGTTAATTTTAAGGAAGAAGGTACCATAGGAATCGTAGACCAAAATGGCAAAGGAAAAATATACCTAAAATTGCCCGATGGAAGTATAGGAAACGGGATACGTTTTGACACAGAGGGGAATATGTTTATCGCCGATTATAAGGGCCATAAAGTGTACAGGATTAAAAAGGGAACCAAAATACCTGAGGTCTGGGCCCAAGATTCCACCCTTACTCAACCCAACGACCTAGCCATTGCACCAAATAATACGATCTACCTTAGCGATCCCAATTGGGAAGAAGGCAGTGGAAGGATTTGGATGGTAGATCACTCCAAAAAAATAAGGCTTTTGGAAGACAATATGGGAACTACCAACGGAATAGAGGTCAGTCCCGATGGCCTTAAATTATATGTGAACGAGTCCCTACAACGCAAGGTATGGGAATACGACATTAAAGCCGACGGAACCTTGCACCAAAAGAAAGAATTCATTGTTTTTGACGATTTTGGTCTGGACGGCATGCGATGCGATAGTATGGGAAATCTATACATTACCCGATACGATAAAGGAACCGTTGTAGTAGTAAATAAAGTCGGAAAAATAATACAGGAGATTCAGCTAAAAGGAAAAAAACCCTCCAATATCGCATTTGGGGGCAAAGACGGTAAAACCTGTTTTGTAACGATGGCCGACCGAGGTTGTATAGAGTCCTTCCAAGCAGAATACCCTGGCAGATCATTCAATAAAATCTAA
- a CDS encoding MBL fold metallo-hydrolase — protein sequence MKLYPIEAGNFKLDGGAMFGVVPKSIWNRTNPADANNMIDLTARCLLIENGDRLILIDTGMGTKQSEKFFSYYYQWGDHSLDRSLKKYGFHRDDITDVFMTHLHFDHCGGSVQWNKDRTGYEPAFKNAIFWTNEAHWEWATKPNEREKASFLTENLLPMKESGQLRFITRNENNFIEKSELDFGILFVDGHTDKQMLPHITYQNKTLVFVADLLPTAGHIPLPYVMGYDTRPLLTLSEKAQFLETAVKNDYYLFMEHDAHNQICTLQTTEKGVRLKEIHTFDHLFD from the coding sequence ATGAAATTATACCCCATAGAAGCAGGAAATTTTAAATTGGACGGTGGGGCCATGTTCGGTGTTGTACCCAAATCGATATGGAACAGGACCAATCCAGCCGATGCCAATAATATGATCGATCTAACGGCCCGATGCCTCTTGATCGAAAATGGAGATCGATTGATCCTGATCGATACTGGAATGGGCACTAAACAATCGGAAAAATTCTTTAGTTACTATTACCAATGGGGCGATCATTCCCTAGACCGTTCCCTAAAGAAGTACGGTTTTCATAGAGATGATATTACCGATGTATTTATGACCCACCTACATTTTGATCATTGTGGGGGGAGTGTGCAATGGAACAAGGATAGAACAGGCTATGAACCTGCCTTTAAAAATGCGATTTTCTGGACCAATGAAGCACATTGGGAATGGGCCACCAAACCCAATGAACGAGAAAAGGCCTCCTTTCTGACCGAAAATTTACTGCCCATGAAAGAAAGTGGACAGTTAAGATTTATAACTAGGAACGAGAATAATTTTATCGAAAAATCAGAGCTCGATTTTGGGATTTTGTTTGTGGATGGGCATACGGATAAACAAATGTTACCGCATATTACCTATCAGAACAAGACCTTGGTATTTGTGGCAGATCTGCTCCCTACTGCTGGCCATATTCCACTACCCTATGTAATGGGCTACGATACCCGCCCCTTGTTAACACTTTCCGAGAAAGCACAATTTTTGGAAACTGCCGTGAAAAATGATTATTATCTGTTTATGGAACACGATGCCCATAACCAAATCTGCACCTTGCAAACCACGGAAAAAGGAGTGCGTTTAAAAGAAATACATACCTTTGACCATCTTTTTGACTAA